The stretch of DNA AAAGGATATTTGTTGAGCATTTTTTGAAGAGCTTCTTCTGTATCCAAATATCAGttttctaaaataaaaaatctttGAAAAAAATTTGCACTTATGGCGATTCTCTATCAAAACACAGTGATTGAAAGCTAAATCACCTGTAATCCCATTTTTCTATCTCCTTCAATGCTCTTGAAGTCATTTACAATTCCAATTCCCAGCTAAAACAATAAACGAGACAAATAAAAATCAATTCGTATGAAACCTTTATAAAATGTTGAACTAATATTACAGATGATACATACACCAGCTATGCTGTAAAGTAGTGTAAAAACAATCAAATTGCATACAACTCGTTTGTCAAATAGACGTATTCCAAATTGCTGCCAAGTATGATTTTAACTCTCGATTTTTATATTACATGACAAAACAAAAGTCATTAATCCACTAATCTTACATGACTAaacaaaataatgaaaaagattCATTGTAATAATACAAATACTACTTTTGATCTTCTTTAACACGAAGAGATTTCAATTGTCGTTCTATCTCTTCAAATATTTGTGCAGCCTTTAAGCATTGCTCCCGTTGGTCACGTGCTAACTCAACCTGGACATCTATTAGGTTAGCTAGTTTCTCATATTGGTCGGCAGATGTGGTGAAACTTGAAGCTGTAGTAGAACTTGAAGCGGAAGCTGAAGCGGGCGCTGAAGCGGACCTTGAACTCGATCTCGAACAAGATTGTTTTTCCTTGTACGCCGTAAATGCTTCTACTGCTTCTTCATTAGTTTTATAAGACTTGTGTACAGCTCCACTAAATTTGTTAACTTGCATATGCGTTTCTTCCCAACACGTATATACGCCGGGATTGCGTCCAACAAACACAACATATGTTTTGCCCTATATTTACacaaaatttccaaaaaaaacTAATCAGTTTactaaatgcaataaataatacaaaaaatagCAACTTCAAATTAAACGGCTCACCATTTTAGCACTATCAAGTCAGCAACAACCGATATGGAAAAGAAATTGCAGACTGCAGAAAGAGTTCCAAATTTAACCCAATAATGAAATAACTAAAGCGTAAGAATAAATATAAGAAACCTCAAGAGCCAAGACAAAAGTACATGGAATAGTATTAGCAACAACCGATATGGAATGCACAAGCCCAAATTCAGAAAGCCAAATCAAGGAAACCACAAAACTTGCAAATGAGTCACAAATAAAACTCTTGTTCAATTCCTAATATTTCTCCACAACCCAGCAGATGgtcaatttttttatcaaaccTCCAAACCAACCAATGAACGCAGGCAGGTTTTCGGAGGTGACGCCTTTTCGACGGTGGCGGAGTGGTGACGACAGTCATGGTGGTGAGAGGCAGCTTTTCGAAGGTGAAGATTATTGGGGAAATGAATTATTGGGGAAATGAATTGGGGAAATGCTCTGTTGagctattttctttttttttttaaaagaaagaaaggGTTAAACTATTAACCATAGTAACACAAAAGGCTGCATTTCAAAGTCgatttgcaattttttttttaaataaagtgcCACGTGTCAGCATCCCACTGGGTTAGGACACAGCCCTAACGCCAGCATCGAATTAACCCATAGCAACACAAGAatctaattatttttttctgtttttatgCTTTCAATAAATTTTGGGTACCCTAACACTACCCATAAATTTTCTATTACCCGAAATTCGGGTAGTAAAAACACTGCCCGGTTTTCCGTATGCAACCCGAAAATACCCAAACCCGAGAAACATGACCTCTCACAACAAAATGAGTAAGATTTTCATCTTATTATAACTTGTCTAAATAAATGCTTTTAAAAGAGGAGAAAAGTAGAAGGCACATCGAGAATCACAAAATGACAGTCCATGTTAGGTTGTTCCAAAGTACAGATAGGCTCCTCTTGAAACGGAAGATAAAAAACGCAACCAAAAGGAAAGAAGGATTAGTTTCAAAACAAAAAAGACACCCAAAGAAAATGTCCCTCCAAACAAAAATAGGAAACGAAATGGGAAGCATTTGCTTCTGTTACAAAAACTTGCTCGCTCGAAACGTTTGAGGACAAGTTATTTCATCAAATGCCACAGGTTCTAATCCGGGCGGGTGTTATTTCATCATATGCCACGGAAACCATTGGCTCTTAAGCGGCTGCTGTTGTCACTGCCATTTTGGTCGCCTCCCCTTCCAAAAGTCCTTCCACCAAGCGCCCCTCTGCCTCGGCCCCTTCCGCCTAATCAATCAAGAAAAATCAAAAGCAGCAACATATTATCAAATAACAATAGCCAGGTGTATATATAGATAATGGACTGTGCTCCAGACAGCATTAATTAAACAATGATAAAACTTTCTGATTCATATTATCAAAAAATTGATTATATACAAGGAAGAATTAATACGATCACAGGGGATTTCTTTTATATTCGAGTAAAAGGAAAATCTAATTCTTCATTTGGTGGAGTTTGAGATACATACGTCCACCACGAGTTGGGCCACTATTCGGTCTCCTCTCCTCAATATACACTTGCCTTCCGGCCAATTGAATCGGAGAAGCCTAGGAAACAGGAAAATTCTAATCAGATACCTAGCACATAGTTGATGTCAAAAAATATAGATTGAGAATTAAGTAGAACTTCACAACCATATCACATCAGACACCCAAAACTAATCCTAAATGGAACAGATCGGTACGGATATGTTGGAAGCATCTGAGAAAAGATCAAGACATAAAGGTATTCCCATACCAATATTACTCTAAAGACAGATTTTACGACGTTAACCTGCATCACAGCAGATTTGTCAAAAGGATGACACAAACACAAAGCAATAACACACTGGAGAATAAATTCTGAGAGGATAGATATTTATGTGAGGCGTGGATAGAGGACAAACTCACTGATTGAAAACATAATGAAACATAGAGATATGTTAGAGTGAAGGAGCAATACTATGAATATCTCTTAAAGATGCATACTGAGTGAATCAGTTCTCAAGGAGATGTAGGCATCCACAAGGACTTTGAGAAgccaataatttaaaaaatttaatcagTAAATGAGAGATATTTGTCAACCTTGATTGCGTTCTGAACGCTTTGCACATCTTCAAACTCGACAAAGGCATAGCAAACACCAGTATCCTGGTAACCACGGCCACATTTAGATAATGAAATTACATTACCACATGATACCATATGAAATCAaggaatatcagaaagaaaaagAACCTTGCGGTTCCTCAAAAAAACTCCATCCTGCTTGATTTTaccgaaaattttaaactcttgtAGAATATCTAGTGTCGTTACTGTAGATGGCAAGTTCCTCACATAAACAGATTTTGATTCTCCTGAGAAAGTATTTGCAAAAATAAAGTTAATGAAGTTGAATAATAAGAAAGAAAAAGTACAATTCCATCCATAAGAACTTAGTGCAACAAGTCAACACAATACGTTAGGTACATCTTACAAATTCTCCACAAATGCCTAGTTTCTTCGTGACATAATGCCCAAGCAAAAAAATGAaccaatattcaaatatccatcAAATACGAGCTTAGGCCCGGGCCAATTCACTTTTCTTATTTCAACAATAAAACTCCCCAGCACATTATTAATGGCAGTAAAAGTGAAGGGATGTCATTTAGAGTAAATGAGCTTCAGTCGGTAAACACAACACAGTCAAACAGTAGAACTGAAATAAATAGGCATTTCCATAAAACAAAGATAAAACTTACAACCTAGTCAAACAGTAGAACTGAAATAAATAGGCATTTCCATAAAACAAAGATAAAACTTACAACCTACCTTCATCTTGTGAAAAAGTTTCTTCCGTGACATCTGGAACAGTATTCAGCACACCGGGAATTGAATGCTGGGGTAAAGGCGGCAACACATGATTCCAGTCTGAAACATATGGTGTGCTCTGAGAGAATGCTGGTGGATAGCTAACTGATGATGAAGATTTTCCTTTCGCCCGCAACTTCGCACATTGAAAGAATATAAATATAAACCGCACGAAGCGGAGGAAAAATAATCAGTCAGAATATGTAACTACCCCAGGAACATATATTTGAAAGAACTACCACAAAGGAAGTGCTATTGTTAAAATATGCCGCTCAAATGTCAGAAAACAGAAAAAAATAGGAAATGAGTGGAAACCACTTTCAAAGCACATAGGAATCTGGGTATAACCtcaattgaaattttaaaatacttgcaATATCAATATCCAATATGTAACTTATAGCAGCTACACAAATGAGCAATCAGCTAAAGTTGCTAATACTGGATAGATTACCAATGACCTTCTTTCTCACTAAAGTTAATGTGACTATAAGATCTACATGCTCGAGTCATATGCCATGCTTCCATTTTGGAGTCTAAATCAAACAAAGGCGGGGTGTTATTTATATACTGTTACAACGATATCAAACACAACTTGTATATATGATGACTAAAATGATACCATCCGATCTTACAAAAAATGTCACTCACAATAGAAGCATAAGTCAGCTTCTCAGGCTCTAATACTGGTTCAGGTTCCTCCTCTGCAGAAAGCTGAGCCTCTGGCACAGCAGTCACAGTACTTTGATGCGAGTCACTATTTTCTTCCTCTGGATTTTCCACTTCTAGTTCATTAGTTTCAGGCTCGTGTTCTGGCTCAGGTTCCTGATGATAAAATTCTTGATAACCGTACTCATGGTCAGGCTCATCTCCTTCAATATGAACTGAGTTAACATAGTCATGAGCCTCCTCCTCCAAGGCATAGTCTGATACTGTTCAAAACAAATGCTTAGCCTGATGATTACACAATCACAAGACACCTTTTTCCTCCATACAAAAATGTTTCATCATCAACAACATATACCTCAACATTTAAATATTTGTTCGAGAGTGGAAAGAAAAAAATGTGTTTGCATGTGAATACGAAAATACAAAGACAGAACTTCATTTACTTTAGCCAAAATAATTTGCAAATGAAATCTAAAACCACAGCATACTTACAAACAGGGAAAGTCACAATTGAAGGAAAAACAAAAGTGAATTCGTAAACATGCAATTACTGATATGGAAAAAGTAAGTGAATGCATAAAATGTGATTattgatgatgatatagatatttttttaaaaagtctAAAGCTAAACAGCATCCATACAAAACATGTGTAAGACGACCATTTGGAGCGGATAATGCCTGCCTCAACTACCTGTGCCAAAaaggataattttttttttttttgccttcAAAAGTGGTTGACAAAGGAATTCGTAAGAAagaaatttctgtatacaagaaaGTATCAAGTGCTGAAATCTCAAAAAAAGCTCAACAGATCAGCCAACTTACCAGGTGGATCAGGAAGATTGGTAGGAACAGTTGGTTTATAATCGGAAGCCTGTTCCTGCACTGCTGGAGCTGAAGGCTGGGGACCAACTTCCTCATCACCAAAGTGAAACATATCATTCAGAACAAAATAACCTTTCTCTTGTGGGGCAAGAAAGAAAGTCTGCACAAATTTCTTCCACCTGGTAGTATCTCTAGATTTCAAAGAACCAGTAACAACCACGAGAACACCTTCATTCCAAGATTGAAGGGAATTTATTGTCTTGATTTCAATTCCAGTGAAATCTAGCGACATTATTAGCTGATGAATTTGCTGCAGAAAAAAGGAAATAAGCATGACATACACATATAGAAGTGGAAATAATGTACATGATATCCTAAGTTAACCACCAAATGCAGCAAATGAATTTTGTATAAATTGCACAAAGTACAGATACAGTAAGTAGATATCAACGGTGAAAGGTACGTGCAACAGCAGAAAGCATAAATGTAACTGTAAGTTAGTGACACAAAATCTTGTTAGAAGCAGGATTCATTGGATAGTTGTCAATACTGAAAATTAAGAAATGCAGACTGCTGCTGTCGGATCACAAATCATGTCAGTTCAAAGATTCATACAACAGACAAATTCAAGAAACATGATCTCTTTCATATAATTCAAGTTACATATGTATAATCCAGATCTCTAGGAATGGCATTTGAAGAAAGTTTCCAGAAGATCATCCCACGAGGCAAAGCAGGAAGAATTTAACACTGTCCGGTTACTCATCCTTGTCTTCTGGATGATGTGACTTTTAACACCATTAACAcatcaaaaaagaaaaagacaTTTTCTATGCATACCAACGCCAAAGTTCAGTAGTTTCATAATTCCATATTTCATATATGGTTATGACTAAGCATTAGTGTCAGCAAAATATGCCATGTAACCCTAGCGTtaaaaattcaaccatttgGCGTAGAAATTGTTAGCTATATTTTCAATAAAGAAAGAATACGTCTATAATTCAATAAAACAGAATTGCTCTAACATGTTTTAACATCAAACTATGCAATACTCCATCAGCAGCTCATACTATGTAGGagttaaataataaaaagataTGCATTGAAGAAATGGACTTTTGGTAGCTTTCTGAATGAAACAGTGAAACATAACCCATGACCTAAAAAGTTTATCTTGAAAATATGGTAAACATCACAAAGGAACCCGTCACCTAGGAGGAAATTGCAAAAAGATATTTCTTTATACCACAATTTCCATGCCTCCAAAGACTAGAAACCGGCTAAAATAAATCCTCCTTAGATCACTGATGTAAAAACTAAAAACCATCCAGTCATcaccataaatcaaaatttcaagatAATTCAATCTGAAGAAGGACATCGACACTCAAAAGCAATAATCatgttaaaaagaaacaaagaaAAGAGGAAAATTGGGTTTAAAGCCCACACCATCATATCGTTTGCAGGATTGACGGTATCCCCATCAATTCTAATCATAGAGCTTTCATCAGTGTAAAACTGATGCACATAATCCCGCTGCTGCTGAAACACCTGATAATACTGCTGGACGAAGTACGATCCAATCtaatatttcataaaaaaaatccacCCATAAGGACTCGCGAGAtgacatttttaaaaagaaacatACAACAAAACATCACGGAATACGTAAGCAAACCATAAGATTACCTGAGTAACGGTCACTGGTGCAGCGCCATGAGTAGTCATCCTCCCCCTGCAAAAACCTCCACAAACAACAGCGATCCCACAAACCCTAGATCGGAAAGATCTCTGGGGTTCAAACAAATAAATAGTTGTTTTAATCCCAGCACAAAATTCCTCACAAAGGTTTTTCCTTGCGATTATATATAGTAAAGAATTACCACAAAAACGGAAAATATAAAATTACTGGTCCCTGAAACAGCGtctttctttattatttatgtGCGCAAATATAATTTTTGTAGTTCCCGAAACGAGAAAATAAAGGGGTAGGCTCGCGTGCGGAGTAGAAATTTGTAGGGAGAATCGATGGATCGATCGATGGATCTTCGATTGAGTGAATTCGTGTGTGTGCGCGAAGATGTGTGTGGATATTTAATTTAACTGTTAAATTTCATATTTAACGATTTCCACATTACAATGATTTGTGGAGAATATATTTGATTGAATTTAGTTCTaataagaaatatttcttttacAAATAAGAAATATTATGTAGATTTTCACTAAAACTAAATGAATAGATCTCATTTGTGATCGTCTCACGTATCCTAATAtatgagacatgtcaaccctactcatatttacaatactattagaataaaaaataatattttttcattgatggccccaataagatatatgtcttatAAACACGACccatgataccgtctcacacaagtttttgctaaattaatttagttttaattaattaattaatataacatattaaaaaatcCATGAAATTAAAATTGAAGGAAATTGGTCGAATTTCATTTAAGTTGCCATATGATTGTTTTTATCCTATAAATTGTCGTAGTGGAGCTTTAACGAATTTTAGTTTTATATTATTTCGTCGAGAAAAGATGATGTCAATGAAATTTAAATCCGAACAATATATGAAGCCCAGCccatttaaagaaaaagaaaaggccCAGCCCAAATCCTATAAAACCCTAGATCCTTCCATACTCCGGATTTCAGTTGGATTTCGAGGACTGTAAAAATGTCGAAGCGAGGTATGATCTTGAATGGAAAACTCTTCTTCTATGTTTCCATTTCTAACACAATCGTTTGCTGCCATTTTCGTTTCTGAAATCATTCTGTTTTTGAGCAGGACGCGGAGGATCGGCGGGGAACAAGTTCAGGATGTCACTGGGTCTACCGGTGGCGGCGACGGTGAACTGTGCCGACAACACCGGGGCGAAGAATCTCTACATTATATCGGTCAAGGGAATCAAGGGAAGGCTCAACAGGCTTCCCTCAGCTTGCGTCGGCGACATGGTTATGGCTACTGTGAAGAAGGGTAAACCGGATCTCAGGAAGAAGGTTATGCCAGCCGTTATCGTTCGCCAACGCAAGCCTTGGCGCCGAAAGGACGGTGTTTTCATGTACTTCGAAGGTATTTCGTCCTAGCGGACGCAAACTTAGGTTTTGTtagcttctttttttttcttcctgCTGCTCCTGGTTTGATTGTACGGTTGCTTGTTGCGTGATTCCTGATTTCACTCGTATTTATGATCTCATTGGTTGCTTGAATTTAATATTACATATATACACGTGCATATGAtcacatatacatatattataCCTGCGCCTATATTAGAGGCATctgcaaaagaataaaattaaGACTTTATGTGAAATTTTTCTAAAGTTTCAATTTTTGCCTCCCGAATTCCATTGAATATTTGATTTGTCCACTCTATTGTATATTGGCTCCTGGAATACTTATGTGCTCGTGTTGATAGCACGCTAAACTTTCTACCACTGGTTTCAAATTTGTCGTTATGTTGTTTACTGCTTTAGTTAACCAGGCCTGCTTAGTAGCGGCAAGGAAATCTTTTATTTTTCCTTAATTGTTGGTATCGGGGTGTGGTCTTGATATACCCTTTTACATTCCCATTCAGAAATGATTAATCCCAAAAATTTATGCAACAGTTCACTGATGAAAAACCATAATGTTGGCTCTTGGACGTATAGTGCTTTTTTCCTAGGATGGCCGACCACTACATGTTAATAAATTTGCGAAATGTTTCCACTTTCAATGTGATAGCATGAATGTTTAGAAAACTTGCAAAATGATGTTTGTTTAAGTTCAATCCTGTTTACTTGATGGCAACCCATGTTCATAAATCTGTGAAATGGTTCCACTTTCAATGTGACAGCATGGATGTTAAGAAAACttgcaaaatggtaatttttttGAGTTCAATCATGTTTATGATGACAATTTGTTAATCTTTGCCTTTTGCATCCACAGATAATGCTGGGGTCATTGTGAATCCCAAGGGTGAAATGAAAGGTAATGTGTCATTTTATAAaccatatttatttaaaaatttacgcTTTTTACTTCGAGAAGAGTTTTTAGATGCCTGTTGTCGCGGGCAATGGACAATAGCTCATTTCATGCTGTTTTCGAACTAAGTTTTGGGGTATGAGCAGTGCCAGTATTGTCAAGTAGCTCACTTGCTCTATTTTCGTTGGCATTTCTTCAAATTTTACAGACGGTACTGTTTTAATTCGTTGCATTTGTTTGGTTTTTAGGGTCGGCCATCACGGGCCCGATTGGAAAGGAGTGTGCTGATCTCTGGCCTAGGATTGCTAGCGCTGCCAATGCTATTGTTTAGTAGTATTGAAATTCTGTTCTTGTTTTCTTACTCATTCAGAGCAATTCAGTTTTGAGGTATGGAAGTTGCAGTTATGTCCTGAATCAATTTGATTTTCCatattagacttgagtttatCATGGATTGCTTTTGATCACCTAACCTTGATTACTTGCGGTAAAATgtcatttatttatgtttgcGCCTTTGTAGAAGCAAAACTGATTTGTGCATCATCCCCTTTCATAGTGGTGGATCTACGGGTTTGAGAGAGTTGATGAGAATATATAGATTCGGGCCGACaaagttataaaaaaaattacaaaaaattacGAAATATACTGTTACACTCTAAAAAATATAATAGAGTTGGGTTTTCTTTTCTTCTGACATACTATTTTCTTCAAACGAAAACCCAATTTTTGCATCTCCCAAAGCATACTCACTGGTGGTGTATATTTAAGTAATGCATGTTTGAATTCAATTCGATCGAGTAATCAATTTCAAATTTTAGCTTCACTTGTTGAAATACAAGAGCTTGTACAAGAAAAACTTTATGCACATATTGAGAAAAAAATTTCAGGGGTTAAATTTTAGATAAAAATAtaccttaaatttttatattatttaaacatAAAACAAATTATAGTTACTCGAGTAACTCGTGAGCTATTTGATTAAAAACAACTAAAATTCGAACTCAACTCGAGTAATGATTTGAGTTCGATCAAATCAAATTTTGCTGATAAGTTATTCGTAATTAACTTGACTCGGTGGAACTCGTGTGCTCAAACATGGTGCTTAAATAATCGCGAAAGACAAGGTGGAGAATAATTATTTGTTCAGATTCTTGTATGGTTCAAAATATTCTTGTTTCACATTGTCAAACTCAACTCTTCTGTGAAAAGTCAAAGTTGCTTAAAATCCCTACGAAATATTATTGGAGTTTAACCCCAATGTTGTTAAAACAGAAATCATATACCCTCAAGTCTGACGTATTACACATTTTAAGCTCTAAATATACAAAATGTCATGTTTGTAAAATGTAATTTCATGAAtttcttttgaaaaaaattGGAAGATAGTTATTGATTAGCGGGGTAATCAATCCATTCAAACAACACGCATACATATAAAATACAAGATAATAATACAACAAACAAATAAAAGAATCCAAATGAATCAATCAAGAATtcacaccacacacacacacacggaaTTCGTTCATAACAATCTCACAAGCTTCACAAGGATCTCTCAATGGCTTGTTAATCTTCGGCAGAGTCTTGATTTTGAGATATCTACGGTCTTGTCTCAAAACGAGTTGGTAGCCACTTTATCCTTTGGACATGTTAATGTACTCGATGTCACTGGAACTAATCTTCTTTTTGGGGAGTGTGGATTCTGAGGAAACCAACCAATTCGAAAGACTTGCATCCACGGCGATTTCTTGATTCGAATTCTTGAATTGATCACATCTTACACTGAGGGCAAATAATGTTTGATTGTTCTCTTTCTGTGACTTCAACAAACGTGCTCCTTTAGATTTGGCAGCTTTCCATTGTGTTACATTCTCCACAGGGTTCAACACAGAATTAATATAATCACTTCTATTTCTTGCTTGAGATTTTGATCCAAGAGTTCCATCTTCTTCAAGTAACCGAGTCTTCTTGATAACACCAGCTGATTGATTCTCTGTTCTAGATTCCAAAGATTGGATTAAAGTTGATccaggccacatcatttctcgGCCATCTGATGTACAATCTATATCATCTTCATAGTCGTCTTCTGAATCATCCAAATCACTATCACTGTAATCTTCCGCTTCATCATCACTGTCTCTGGCACCATAGTATCTGTGATTCGAAGGATATGATACGACGCAGGATTTGACTGGATTCTCATCTTCAAATAGTGGTTGACTGGAACTTCTAGGATTTCTCTCCTTTTCTTTCTGAACATTTGGGTTACCCTCTGGTAGGGAATCAGTgctttcacaaagtgaatagcGCTCATACGTAGTGATGTTTGAATTAAAGGTAACTCTTTTTCTTGGGCTCGGACTCAACTGCTGCTCCTCTCCCTCTGGTCTATTTCTACAAACAAAATCAAGATAAATTGTACAATCAATCTCATGGAACAAGAGCTAGAACAAGTAACAACAAGTTTCGGAAAAGAATCAAGTGCTCACTGTAACTCGGAAACCAAGTTGGGAGGTGGCGTCTCTGTGATGCTCTGACCTGCAAGCAACACGCTTTGGTGCTGAAAACTTCCAACTTTTTTTTGCTGCAGCACGAATCATCATTTAATTCAGTTTACCATAAGAAACAAAAACGTAAATATCGAAATCAAATTGCGATAGATATATATCTATCAAGTAGGAATGACTAAACTGCTGGATCACATCAGCTCCAAATAATAGAAATTGTTATATAAATAGAATTTATGAAATGACATCATTAGAAGAAACACAGGGAATCAAATCAAAGAATCATTCTTGAATCTCTTCCTATTTGGACAAACTTTCAACTCACTCAagcaggaaaaaaaaaacaagaagacGAACTAGGACTTAGAAAATAAAATCGAGGATCCGAAATTGATTGCACAAACTAACAAACAAAACAATTTCatcatttttataaaaattccatccggaaccaaatcaaactaacaAATGGGTATTTACTTGCACTTGATAATCCGCCCGATGAATCCTCTGTCTCCGACTCGACCTATCTTTCGAATCTCCAAAACACCCTAGAAAACAACCCATTTACACCCCCGTGTTCTCTTGATTTTGGATAATTATTGGTCCAGATAACAAGAGAGCAGCATAAGATCCAAGAGCAAGAGGATCTTCACATTCCGTGTTGCAGAGCATAAAGAAAGGCGAAACGGTCGAGTTTTGGTGGGACTGTGCCTGTGTGATTAGGGTTTTGTGTGTGTATTATATTGTTTGAAAATTGGGAAGAAGTGACCGTTACTGACAGTCTCTATCTTCTTCAACTCTTTTCATTGTatgattattttatgtttaaaaaaaCTCTCCTCTttaacaataataaataatattattctataattaaatttatcatTCTTATACTAAAAAATTTAGATTGATTTGAATAattttaaatgataaaaatttgtgtgagacgatctcatacgtcgtattttgtgagacggatctcttatttaagtcatccattaaaaaatattattttttatgctatgaatattactttttattatgaatatcggtatggttgactcatctcacaaacaaaaattcgtgagaccgtcttacaagagacctactcattttaaattgatttgataataaattataactttatttttattatataactgaaaaaaacatattttagactagtcaaattttttagaagaatatttaatttagatcatccataaaaaaaatattaatttttatgtcaaagTATTATTACTTTTTTGTAATTATAGACAGTGTTGACACGTCTCGTCTCTCTCACGAATAAATATATGTGAAAATGTCCTACAAAAGACATATTTTATTTAGTTATCAATGAGACTGTCTCATAAGATAACTTAATCATTTATTTTATGTAGGGAGCTATGTATTTTTTAGGTTTTCATATGAGAGCTAAAATCAGTAGAAAATGAACAACGATTTTC from Primulina eburnea isolate SZY01 chromosome 6, ASM2296580v1, whole genome shotgun sequence encodes:
- the LOC140834184 gene encoding nuclear transport factor 2 isoform X2, translated to MTTHGAAPVTVTQIGSYFVQQYYQVFQQQRDYVHQFYTDESSMIRIDGDTVNPANDMMQIHQLIMSLDFTGIEIKTINSLQSWNEGVLVVVTGSLKSRDTTRWKKFVQTFFLAPQEKGYFVLNDMFHFGDEEVGPQPSAPAVQEQASDYKPTVPTNLPDPPDYALEEEAHDYVNSVHIEGDEPDHEYGYQEFYHQEPEPEHEPETNELEVENPEEENSDSHQSTVTAVPEAQLSAEEEPEPVLEPEKLTYASILRAKGKSSSSVSYPPAFSQSTPYVSDWNHVLPPLPQHSIPGVLNTVPDVTEETFSQDEGESKSVYVRNLPSTVTTLDILQEFKIFGKIKQDGVFLRNRKDTGVCYAFVEFEDVQSVQNAIKASPIQLAGRQVYIEERRPNSGPTRGGRGRGRGRGALGGRTFGRGGDQNGSDNSSRLRANGFRGI
- the LOC140834184 gene encoding nuclear transport factor 2 isoform X1; amino-acid sequence: MTTHGAAPVTVTQIGSYFVQQYYQVFQQQRDYVHQFYTDESSMIRIDGDTVNPANDMMQIHQLIMSLDFTGIEIKTINSLQSWNEGVLVVVTGSLKSRDTTRWKKFVQTFFLAPQEKGYFVLNDMFHFGDEEVGPQPSAPAVQEQASDYKPTVPTNLPDPPVSDYALEEEAHDYVNSVHIEGDEPDHEYGYQEFYHQEPEPEHEPETNELEVENPEEENSDSHQSTVTAVPEAQLSAEEEPEPVLEPEKLTYASILRAKGKSSSSVSYPPAFSQSTPYVSDWNHVLPPLPQHSIPGVLNTVPDVTEETFSQDEGESKSVYVRNLPSTVTTLDILQEFKIFGKIKQDGVFLRNRKDTGVCYAFVEFEDVQSVQNAIKASPIQLAGRQVYIEERRPNSGPTRGGRGRGRGRGALGGRTFGRGGDQNGSDNSSRLRANGFRGI
- the LOC140834189 gene encoding large ribosomal subunit protein uL14; the protein is MSKRGRGGSAGNKFRMSLGLPVAATVNCADNTGAKNLYIISVKGIKGRLNRLPSACVGDMVMATVKKGKPDLRKKVMPAVIVRQRKPWRRKDGVFMYFEDNAGVIVNPKGEMKGSAITGPIGKECADLWPRIASAANAIV
- the LOC140834185 gene encoding uncharacterized protein encodes the protein MGCFLGCFGDSKDRSSRRQRIHRADYQVQQKKVGSFQHQSVLLAGQSITETPPPNLVSELQNRPEGEEQQLSPSPRKRVTFNSNITTYERYSLCESTDSLPEGNPNVQKEKERNPRSSSQPLFEDENPVKSCVVSYPSNHRYYGARDSDDEAEDYSDSDLDDSEDDYEDDIDCTSDGREMMWPGSTLIQSLESRTENQSAGVIKKTRLLEEDGTLGSKSQARNRSDYINSVLNPVENVTQWKAAKSKGARLLKSQKENNQTLFALSVRCDQFKNSNQEIAVDASLSNWLVSSESTLPKKKISSSDIEYINMSKG